A stretch of DNA from Manis pentadactyla isolate mManPen7 chromosome 19, mManPen7.hap1, whole genome shotgun sequence:
GCGTCTCTTCCAGGATGTGGAGCTGGCCCACCGAGAGCTGCTCAGGTCCCTGGGGGGAGAGTCATCTGGCGGCACCACGCCTGTGGGCAGTTTCCACGCAGAGGCCACTACGTGGACCGACAGCTCCCGGTCACCTCCAGCTAGGGCGCCCCTGGCCTCTgaccccagagacagccaggaacTGGGGTTCTGCTGTGAGGAGGGTGAGTGATTCCCTCTTTGAACCCATTCTGGGGAACCAGCCAGCGAGGAAACATCGCCACAGTGTGAGGAGAGAAGAGATTTTGAGAAGGGGTCTCATTTCCCCCTTGAGTATAATTAATTCACTCCTTCAACTTCAGAAAGGAGTCTTTTCAGGGAGACCCCACAGCAGCTCCCCTCTGAGTTTTGGGAAACTTAGAATTGAAACCTTTCTTTCCTTGGGCTGAGATAACAGACCACGGGGAGCCCAGCCCCACTTCCAAAGCCTGTTTCAGTGACTGGTTCAGAACCAGACCAAGTGGGCCGGGGACATGGCTGGGTCCTCACTCAGGGAGACAGAAGTGCAGCCCCTTCCAGGCCCTTGTCGCAGATGGATGGCCCCAGAGGAGCTGCTCTCGTGAGCGTGAGCGCGTTCCAGGAGAGACAGGGGAGGAGGGTCATCCGAGAAGCCAGTTCCTCACTGTCTTTCATCCCTGCTTCCTCCACAGGCTCCAGCATCCTCCCGGAAGACGGCATGGCGGACGTGGCCACTGCCCCAGGACCGTAGCCGTCCAAACCACCAAGTCCTCTGTGTGCTCGCTTCTCTGGGGACTGGCCCAAGGCAGGGGCGCAGGGGAGGACTCCCCTCTGTGGGAGAGGCAGTTGAGGAGCTGGATCCAGCCGAGACCCGGGGTGGAAAGCCCCGCATGTTGCTGGTTGTGCTCAGATTGGAGTCAAGTTCCGGtgtctttcccctccctcccgcGCCCCCATCCTGAGCATGCTGACTGCACCTGAAAGGCCGCTCCTCCCACCTTCGTTCGTTCGTGTGCCTGCCTGGGGGTGTGGGCGCCCTCAGACACGCGAGGGAAATGCactttctccctccccttctccacagGCCCCGAGGCCAAGGTGGGCCGCCTCCGCCTCTcctgtctttgtcactttggtttcctataaatatgtatgtattatatgtgCATCTTTGGTATTGTAAATAACTttgcccttttttgtttctgttcctGGGGTGCTGGAGGCAGTTTCGGAGGGACTGCTGAGGGAAGAGGAGGTTCACGTGTATCTCCTAGTGAACAGCCCAGGCTGGGGTCAGGGCCCGAGGGTAGAGCCGGGCCTGAGTGCCTGGGCGGAAGGTCTCCCAGCGTCCAGCCCGCTGCCTGGCCTCTGGGGCTTGGTGCTGAGCTACCCCCTCCCTCCTAGGACTTGCCATCTTCTGGGGACCTTCTTACCTCAGTgtgcccacccttcccaccctgtCCCTGTAGAAAACCAGTGTATCGGGTACAGAGGAAAACTGGGCGCCCGGAGGTGGGGGTAGGGAGCTGAATGCTGGAGTCCCTGAACCGACCCAGGGCCATGCCCAGGGCCAGCGCAGCATCGGCCCCTGTTACCGTGTCCGCTCCGCCCCCCACTGACTAATAGAATATACACACTGTGCtaggtgtatatatacatatatatatatatatatatatatataatatataaaatacagatatGGAAATGACTGTTTGGCTGTTAAAATAATGTatactcttttattttcttcctttcatggttaagattttttttttaagaaaagttaaATATTCTTCAactgtggtggtgtgtgtgtgattcttgGAACTGCCGTTATAAAAGATACTGTGGCTGTTCCCTAGGAGGCTGGTTAGAATAGGACAGAGGGAACAGAAGGAAGCCCTCTCCCAGCGGCCCAGTCCTTACTCTCTCCCAGAGCCTCCGACGTGTGCTCATTGAACTACAGTTGGGTGTGCCATTACCCAGCCCCATGGCCAAGACATGGAAGGACACTGAACTCACAgttcacacacgcacacacacacgcgatACAAAGGAGCAGGGGACCCAGCATCAAGAGCCCTCATGAGCTGCCCTCCTTCGGCTTCAGGACTTTAAAGGCAaaacctgaggaggaggagggtcaTCTCAGAGGCCTGGCCAGCCCCTCGCAGCCGTCAGCCCTCCCCAACCTCTCGCAGGCTGTGCGCCCCCTGGACACTGGCACAGCAGATGCAGACGCCCCCAGGACTGCAGCCTGCCAAACCTCCTCCACGTTTGCCTTCACTGTTGGACCAAAGGACAAATCCTTCCAGCCCCAACGCCTCTCCCTCCTAAACCTAGTGTGATGCTAGGTGCTGGCCTCAGAGCTCGTAGTCCAGCCGGGTGTCAGAACTAACACACAAGTCACTGGTGACCAAGTATGGGAAGGACAGGGATAATGGGAGAAGCCGAGGTGACTGATCCTCGCCCAGCGCTGTAGTCTGCTCAGTGTTGGGAATTCAAAGCACAGAAGCTCAGCAGCCAGCTGCCGAGAGGCTGAGCAGCTGTCCgggcaggcagaggcagagaggcccggGAGAGCCACTGAGCCTCGCTGAGAACGGAGTTCAGGGCAGGGGAGCTCGTCAAGGCAACCGAGGGAAGGAGGGGCTGGGACCAGGTTAAATGGGCCCAGAGGGGAAGAAGGGACACTTCTCTGGAAGCTCCTGTCTAGTGGGCATAGCTCCCCAGAAGCCGACCTGGCCCCTCTAGGCACTGTCCGCTGGTTATCTCAGGGGAGGTGAGGAGTCAGGGCCCCAGCTCTCCGGACCCCTCGGGCCCCCACAGCGGCTGGTGTGCCTGGTTCCCGATGAACGGCGTCTGCAGCAGTGTTACCAGGATTCATGCCAAGTGCTTGGCCTGCGCTATATAGATGAGCCCTCTCCAGAGTAACTGCCCAACTCCATACATTTTCTTAAGCTGAAATGTGTATATTCTTTGCCTCTTCTGCAAACCAAACACCTGGGCAACAGAGAGAAGCAGACAGGGTGGGGGCAGCGCGTGCTCCATCCCTCTACCGGACCCACTCTTCCCCTCTGCTTGCATGTGTCAGTTACTAATCCTAAGTCTTTCCCTTCTGCTCTGAGACCAAAGGTTGCTGCAAACCTCAGTGTTCTCTAGGGAACACAGGGAGAGAATGACTGGCCTAGCAAGCAAGAACTGCTCCCAGCAGGACCACAGAGCCGTTAAGCCTTTTTTGGACATGTAACAAACAAGACTCAAGAGTCTAAATGTTCTGGAACAGTTTTCAGACAACCTCAAGGAAAAAAGTACAGCAATAGGATTTGTTAATGATCTGAGATCTCCCCCAGGGAGTCAGCCCACTCGTGGAGAGGCTTCTGCAGCCCCGGGCctctgggaaggagggaggggcggGCTAGGTGGAGGGGGCCAAGGCCGCCTCCTCCCTTGGCTCGGCCTTACTGATGGGGTCCCTTGGCAGCATCAGCTCCTGGATCGTGGCGTACGCAGGACATTGTGGGAAGAAGCAGTTTTTCTGAAGGAGGAAACGGAAGGCTGACAGCTGACAGAGGAACGAAGATTAGTCCTCTGGGAGGAAAGGATTTCCTGGGACAAGGTGGGTTAGGGCCCGGGGGTCCTGGAGGAAAAGCAGGGTCTGACTGCTGGTCTTGTAGCGAGAGATACAGAGGGCATGTGATAAAGGAGACACGAAGACAAGACTGCTTTGGAAATGGGGAGACCCAGAAGCTGCCTGTGGGCACTCACCTCCAGGGACAGCCACAGCAGCCCCACGGGGCCCTTGGACGCGCTGTTGGCTTGGGTAAACTGTGCCTGGTactgcactgcagccaggaagccctccagccccacctctgTGATCTGGTTTCCTGGTGGAAGGGGTGGCCCAGGGGCCTCTTACCACCTGCCCGGTTCAGCAACCCTCACCGCCTGGCCAACCCACCCTGGGTCCCGAGCCCAGGCCCCACTCCTGCCCTGGCCCTGCACCCCAGCTCCCCTCCGCGTCCCTGCTGCCTCCTCTGCTGCCCGCAGCCTCTGTATTCTCCCACCCCCGTTTCTCCCTTGAACTCCCTCTTTACTCTCATTGCCTGACTCAGGGCCTGGCTTCCCCTTGCCCCAAAGCCCCATTATGAAGTACATCTGGGGgagccccaggccctgctctgtggAGCGGGAGGTGGGGGCCCTCATGGCAGCGTGGGGCCCAGGTAGCCTTGTGGTGGGTGGGCAGGGGTCCTGGCAAACATACGGAGGAGGTTGAGGTGCAAGAGGACTTTGTTCCCTGGCATGAAAACTTTCCCATCCCGGTGCTCCACCGGCTCCAGGAGAGGACTGACCGTCTCAGTGGTCTCAGCTACCAGCTGCTAGAGCAGAATAAATTGCAGCAGAGGAGAGGGGAGCTGGGGAGCAGGCCTTTCATTCTTCATCCAACATACGTGTTTTGAGAACTGGCAATAGTCTAAGTtttgttctaggtgctgggatgCCAAGATAAATGAGCCCATACCCTGGAGAAGCAACTTGGGGGAAGCCACAGAAGCAGCTCCGTGTGGTGTGACGGCTGGCAGAGGGCCCAGGGGAGGGACGCCTAGCCCAGTCTCTGGAGCCAGGAGGAGGTGGCCTGAGCCGGAGCTCAAGCGGTATGTGGTCATTATCAGAGGGAGGCGAGGGGAaaggtgttccaggcagagaaaacgGCAAAGGTGCAAAGGCACGCTGCGCTTTACTAAGTGCATCGCTGTCAGCTAGAGCAACCGGGCAGGGAGCGGAGGGAGAGGACTGAAGGCGGGACGAGAAGGCACCGCCATGGTCTGGGGACACGGGCCCGGGTcaggacaggcaggcagcgacAAAGCAAGCTGGGGAGGAAAAGCAGCTCGGCCCCTTTCTCCACGCGTAAGATCTTGCCTCGGGTGCCAGAGAAGCCTCCTGAAAAGGCAGCAGGACGTTCCCTGCCTGGGTcaggggtgaggggtgagggCGGTGGGGTTCTCCTGATGGAGGACACAGAATATAAGGGCAGAAATAGGCCCTGAGCAGCTGCCCACCAACAGCTGGAgaagtggggaggggtgggagctACGGAGTCAGTTTCCAAAGCAAACCAGTTAAAAGGGAAAAGGGAGGCTCCACAGGCAAAGGAGAAAGGGCCTCAGGAGCCCTACACAGGAGCCGCGTGCAGGGTGCGAGCGGTTCCCTGACTGTAGAAACACCCTGCCTTCCTGGGGGGCCGCTGAGACGGCAGAGAATGTCCCCTGTTCCCTGCATAGCCCtacaagcagaggctggaggcggTGATGGTGAACCAGTGGCCTTTGGGGAAGCAGGTTGTGTTGAGGGAGCAGATCTAGAGGGTGGGCTTCTAATAAGCGGGGAAAGGTGGAAGGCGGCCTCTTCAAGCTGGACGGGGAGGGCGAGCGCAGAGCTCTACTGCCCCCCAGGCTGCGGTTGGGCGAGGGGGCCTAAGCGTGGTCAGAGCAGAGCAGACCAGGATGAAGTGACAGCAGCAGAGCAGGGCTGAGGCCACACTCCCGGAGGGGtccaggggagggctcctggggggacacccccccacaccccacttctCCCGGCCTACCTCTGACTCCAGGAGGGTGCTGCGCTTCTCTCTGACCCCAGTCTTGGGCCCTTTGCCCTTGGTTGGTTTCTGCTCGGGGATGGTGACCTCTGGAGCGGGAGGGAAGCCAGCGTGCACAGTGCAGACCTCTGACGGCACCCAGGCTCCCCAGAGGAAATGGGCTCCATGATATTCGGGGTGGGGTGCAACCGAAACAGAGCTGAAGGGGGCCCCCAGCTAGATGGGTGGGCTCCTTTCTGAGGGCAAGGCCATGGGGGACCAGTCCAGGGAAACAAGGTGTGGAGTCGGGGGGTCAGGACACGAGGCCGGACAGCGCTTTCGGGGGACGTAAGGCCCAGAGAGAAGCATGACTGAAGTCTAGCTCATGCAGGCACACGGAGGCCGAGAGGAGGCCGGCACCCTGCCCGGTGGTCTCCGTTCCCCCGCACCAAGATGGGGCCGCAGGGGGCGCTAGTACTTACTCCCCTTGCTTGCCTTGAAGTCGTCTTTTTTAAGGGTTCCTTGTGCAGGCGGCTGCCCAGAGCCTGACTTCTCCTCTTTCTTCACCACTTCctgtggaggagggaaggagagaggtggAGGCCCTTCCTCCCGAGGGACTGGGAGCAGGTGCGGGAAGGGGCCAGGTTAGGACCGGGGCCTGAGGGGGGCCTTCAAAGGCCTCCTTCCCTTCACTGCCACCTGTGCCCCGGAGAGCTGCTCGCTGTCCCTCCAGGGCCCCCGGCGCACCTACCCCCGGCTTCTCCTTTTTCTTGCCCAGGCCCTTAGCGGCCTTCACCACCTGTGTCTTGTCGGTCTTGTCCACCAAGGAAACACTGCTGAGCCCCCCTGTCTGGCTCTTCTCCCGGTCTGATTTGGAGTCCCCGTGCCGAGAGGTGGAAGGCTGTGCTCGCGAATGGGAGGGGATGAGGAGGAAGCCAGCACCCCTTCCCCTGTGAGGCGTGAGCGGAGGCCTCACCCCTGCGTGGCAGTACACTGGCAGCAATGCTAAAACAATCTGTTTGGGGCtgctctggggtggggggtgctgttGGGGAGAAATGGCAGAGGGACTTGGGGATGagctgggggtgagggggtggggactcAGATTCTCACACTGGGAAGACTGTAGTAGCCAACTTAGAGAACCAAGTGACCAGCACTGCTCCAAGTGCATGACATGAATGACCTCGTTTGGTCCTCTCAACAATACTAGGAGGCAGGTCCAGTTGTCCCCAAtttgcagatgaggacactgaggccaggGAGGTTGAGTAACATGCCAAGGTCACAAGCCGTCGGGTGGAGGGGCCGGATTTCAAGTATGGACGGTGGAAATCTAGTCCTTTTTCTTAACCAATACTCTGCTGCCCGTGGAGGGGTTCTGCGGATAGAGCCAAAcgtttgggagatctgtgcagagGTCGGAAAGAAAGCCATTTAGGACAGAGGAGGAGAGGACGGACTAGGAGGAGGCCAGCTTCGGAAAAGCAGCCGACCTAGGGAGTGGCTCCTCACCGACCGCGAGCGCTCCTGCGTCCCCTTCTCCAGCAGGAGGCGCCGGCGCTCCACCACCTCGGTGTGTGTCAACTCGAAGGGGCGCAGCACCTGCGGCGAGGCAGCACCTCGCGATCAGAAGCCCCGGAGCCGGCGTCGCTCACCGGCCCCGCCCGGTCGGCACACCCACCTCGGCCAGCTTCAGGGCGCCCTTGTCCTGGATGCGGTTGTGCGCCAGGGACAGCCAGAGCAGGGAGCGGTTCAGCCGGAGGCCCTGCAGGAAGGGGTGCGTGAGCCGTCGGCGTCCGGCAGCCGGGCCGCGGGCCTCCGCCCCGCGCACTCACGTCCGCGATGTCGCCGGCGCCCTCGTCCCCGATGCGGTTGAAGCCCAGGTTGAGCGAGACCAGGGTGCGGTTGCAGCTGTGCAGTGTGGACAGAGCCTGGCCCAGGAGCTGCGCCCCGCGGTCGTCAATGTTGTTGTTCCGCAGAGACAAGTGCGCGATCCTGGgcagcgggagggagaaggacgGTCACTGAGAACACGGGGTCCGGGCGTTGGGCAGGATCTTGGAGAGCAGAgcgtgggggtgggaggagggccaTCCGGTCTGAGCCTGGGAGGGCTGAAGGTCCTTGGGGAAGGTGCTGGAGGGACAAGAAAGTGGGGACTAGGAATGGGGGACAGGCCCAGGGAAGGGGGCCGAGGGAAAGGGGTCTCACGTGCTCTCCGGTGCCATGAGCTTGTGATAGGACTGCTCCGGCAGCGGGTTCCCCTCCAGAGACACCTTCCTGAGGGTGGGGAGATCTGAGAGCTGGAGGCACCACTGAGGCGAGGGAAGGGTGAGGGAAGGGGGTGACAGAGAGGAAGTGTGGGTCTCCCCTCACCAGTATAGGACATTACATGTGACAGTTCTGCAGACTAAAGCCCAGAAGTGTGGCCACGTGAAGGGGTCACTCCCAGCGTTAGTGACCTGCAGTAACACGGCCTCTAAGATGATCCCCACTTCCTGTATGTGGGCCCTTGTGTAATGCTCTCCCCTTGAGTGTGGCTGGGCCACCTGATTCACTTCTGATCAGTGAAATAGGCTAAGGGGACGGCCATCACTTCCAAGCTGAGGTTACAAAAACACTGGCTTCCCCCTTGCTGCTCGCAGGCACTCTCAGATCACCAGCTGCCACGGGTGAGGGCACCCAGACCGCCTTCGGGGGGACTCCCTTGTGGAGGCAGCACCACAGCCCATCAAGGCCACgtgagtgagcttggaagcagatgCCCCAGCGCCGGTGGAGATGGCTGCAGCCCCGGGCAGCAGCTTTAATGCCACCTCACCAGGACCCTGAGCCAGAGGCACCCAGCAAACCTGCACCCAGCAAACCTACACCCAGACTTACCCATGGAAACAGAGAGGTCATTTGTTACACAGTCGGTGACTAACACATGACCCTGCCCCCAAGGCAACTCCTGTCAATAGTGCTGAGAGAATGGAGGTCCTTTTCCAAGTAACAACAAAAATCCCACTAGCGGCTAGGAATTTCTCTATTGAAAAAATTTGTCCCATGATTTATTATCATTGCTCCATCTTTCAATCTGGCTAATCTTTCATCTAAACTTGATTACTTTctactttgaatatttttattatgttgcTCCAACTTATTTACATATGAAGATGAATTCTGCAGTTATGTTGGCTAAATCATGTCTAATTTCCACTAGGGAATAAAATACGTGTTTTGTGGTGGTCTATACAAAGAGCACTGGGGACCCCCAGCTGAAGAAGACACAGTCTCTGCCCTCAAGAAGTACCCATCGCATCCACAGGAGGAGGGTGGCCAAGCCCGGATGTAGCCCCGAGAGTGAGTGCCCCGGAGCGGAAGCCAGGGCTGCTGCAGGAGCGCTTTAGACCGCAAGCCACATCTCTACTTTACACCTTGCTTCTGCTTCCTCCTCTACAGGAATGCCCTTTCCCAATGTCCTGCCTGGCCCCCTCCTGTTCCTCCCTGAGACTCAGcaccacctcctccaggcagcctccCAGGTCTCCCTGCCCCACACCCATGAGATGGGGTGGCATCCTTCTCTGCCCTCAACTCCCTCCCCCACCATTCTTCCACCACCACAGTCCCCCCGCTGCCCTGTGGTCTGTTCCTAcatcctctccctccctcaccggaTTTCCAGTTCCTGGGCACCGgcaaatcctggggcaaaacctCCAGGGAGAGGGCAGAGGTGGTGGGACTTGGAGAAGAGAGGGGTGCCCCAGAGGTCAGGCACTTTAGGCATGGGTGTAAGCGGAAAAGGAGGGCAGGCTCCTTGTCAGAGAGGAGCTTCAAAACCCAGCACACCTGCGCCCTGTTTCCACCGGGATGCCAGCCCCCGCCCAGGCAGCTGGGATTTGCCACTCCCCTCCCCAAAGTGCTGCCCTCTGACCACCCACCCAGCCAGGCTCCCCAGACCCTGGGGGCCTCCCCTTTGCCTCTCCCCGCGGCTGACCTGAGCGAGGATGAGCAGAGCGGCAGGAGGGCGATGAAGGTGGTCAGGGTCTCATCAGTCAGCCCCACCTTCCACAAGCTGGAGTTGGTGGGAAGAGCAGAAACACAGCCGGAGCTCACCGCCTCCCCCGCGCTCCAGCCACACGCTTCCTCATCCCCACCCCCCATCTTCCCACGTCCCCAGGGTCTCCTGCCCCTTAGGGTCTCAATCCCAAGCCACCAAGAGCCCTGTCCTCCACCCCGCCCCACGGCCCCTCACTTGATAGCCTGCAGCTGGCTCAGCGCGggcagacatttagagaagataccCAGGATCCGCTCCTCCACCCTCCAACCTGTGGAAGGAAGAGGTGGGGGGCGCCTCAGGCCCCGGGGCGCAGCGGGACGGCGGGGAGAGGGGCGCGCGGGGGAGGCTCACCGCCGATGTGGATCTCCTTCACCGACTTTTCGTCGGACTCCAGCTCCACCTGGATGGTGGGCCGGAAGAACACGTATTTGCTCTCCAGGCTGTTAAGGCTGCAGGACGCCGACAGCCGCTGATCGTCTGGAAGGCAGGGGTGCCAGGAGacagggtgaggagggaggggacagggcaCCGCCTTCCGGTGCTGAAGTGTCCGGCAAGTGTGGGAGGCGCTAGCCTGCGGGCGCTGCTTCTTGCGCCGCTCCAGCGTGGGCCGGGGtttggaagggaagaagggagaccGCCCCCCTCCCCGCCTGCCCTG
This window harbors:
- the LRRC71 gene encoding leucine-rich repeat-containing protein 71 isoform X1, whose amino-acid sequence is MSGEASAPGASPRAPRPGTQKWSGTVAKKGDRAAKEKPAPILTPVGEEEPKNPEEYQCTGLLDTDFAELCTRSGYTDFPKVVTRPRPHPTFVPSASISEKLTLDDQRLSASCSLNSLESKYVFFRPTIQVELESDEKSVKEIHIGGWRVEERILGIFSKCLPALSQLQAINLWKVGLTDETLTTFIALLPLCSSSLRKVSLEGNPLPEQSYHKLMAPESTIAHLSLRNNNIDDRGAQLLGQALSTLHSCNRTLVSLNLGFNRIGDEGAGDIADGLRLNRSLLWLSLAHNRIQDKGALKLAEVLRPFELTHTEVVERRRLLLEKGTQERSRSPSTSRHGDSKSDREKSQTGGLSSVSLVDKTDKTQVVKAAKGLGKKKEKPGEVVKKEEKSGSGQPPAQGTLKKDDFKASKGKVTIPEQKPTKGKGPKTGVREKRSTLLESEQLVAETTETVSPLLEPVEHRDGKVFMPGNKVLLHLNLLRNQITEVGLEGFLAAVQYQAQFTQANSASKGPVGLLWLSLEKNCFFPQCPAYATIQELMLPRDPISKAEPREEAALAPST
- the LRRC71 gene encoding leucine-rich repeat-containing protein 71 isoform X2 encodes the protein MSGEASAPGASPRAPRPGTQKWSGTVAKKGDRAAKEKPAPILTPVGEEEPKNPEEYQCTGLLDTDFAELCTRSGYTDFPKVVTRPRPHPTFVPSASISEKLTLDDQRLSASCSLNSLESKYVFFRPTIQVELESDEKSVKEIHIGGWRVEERILGIFSKCLPALSQLQAINLWKVGLTDETLTTFIALLPLCSSSLRKVSLEGNPLPEQSYHKLMAPESTIAHLSLRNNNIDDRGAQLLGQALSTLHSCNRTLVSLNLGFNRIGDEGAGDIADGLRLNRSLLWLSLAHNRIQDKGALKLAEVLRPFELTHTEVVERRRLLLEKGTQERSRSPSTSRHGDSKSDREKSQTGGLSSVSLVDKTDKTQVVKAAKGLGKKKEKPGEVVKKEEKSGSGQPPAQGTLKKDDFKASKGKVTIPEQKPTKGKGPKTGVREKRSTLLESELVAETTETVSPLLEPVEHRDGKVFMPGNKVLLHLNLLRNQITEVGLEGFLAAVQYQAQFTQANSASKGPVGLLWLSLEKNCFFPQCPAYATIQELMLPRDPISKAEPREEAALAPST
- the LRRC71 gene encoding leucine-rich repeat-containing protein 71 isoform X3, which translates into the protein MSGEASAPGASPRAPRPGTQKWSGTVAKKGDRAAKEKPAPILTPVGEEEPKNPEEYQCTGLLDTDFAELCTRSGYTDFPKVVTRPRPHPTFVPSASISEKLTLDDQRLSASCSLNSLESKYVFFRPTIQVELESDEKSVKEIHIGGWRVEERILGIFSKCLPALSQLQAINLWKVGLTDETLTTFIALLPLCSSSLRKVSLEGNPLPEQSYHKLMAPESTIAHLSLRNNNIDDRGAQLLGQALSTLHSCNRTLVSLNLGFNRIGDEGAGDIADGLRLNRSLLWLSLAHNRIQDKGALKLAEVLRPFELTHTEVVERRRLLLEKGTQERSRSEVVKKEEKSGSGQPPAQGTLKKDDFKASKGKVTIPEQKPTKGKGPKTGVREKRSTLLESEQLVAETTETVSPLLEPVEHRDGKVFMPGNKVLLHLNLLRNQITEVGLEGFLAAVQYQAQFTQANSASKGPVGLLWLSLEKNCFFPQCPAYATIQELMLPRDPISKAEPREEAALAPST